The Microbacterium horticulturae genome has a window encoding:
- a CDS encoding transketolase codes for MADTQQRNDLAAVSDLAAQLRVDSIRATSAAQSGHATSSLSAADVIAVLAARHLRYDWAAPDDPDNDHLIFSKGHASPLLYALFKAEGVISDEELTDTYRQVGSRLQGHPTPVLPWVEVATGSLGQGLPIGAGIAWVMRRLERRASHVWVLCGDGEFAEGSVWEAVAKAGELGLGNLTVIVDINRLGQSGSTALEWDVDAYARRVRGFDVDAVVVDGHDLGEIDAALTAARDSERATVVLARTIKGKGVPQVEDTNGWHGKPLPDDVAARAIDALGGVRDAVIDGLPPLRSSAEQPAGAADAPEFPHYAVGDEVATRTAFGEAVAALAALEDIAVVDGDVGNSTHAGLFASAAPDRFFEVGIAEQQLISTAVALDVRGYRAFAATFAAFFSRAYDFIRMAVISQCDLRLCGSHAGVEIGEDGPSQMALEDIAAMRALHGSTVLCPSDAVSAAALTREMVTVQGISYLRTTRGAYPVLYDEGTSFPIGGSKTVRAGADDQVTLAGTGVTVHTCLAAADELAKQGIGARVLDLYSIKPVDRAGVEAALHETDGRIVIVEDHRIEGGLGSAVLEALAGSQACADATLLAVHGMPGSATSLEQMSMAGIAVGDIVAAARGELTRAGRL; via the coding sequence GTGGCTGATACTCAGCAACGGAACGACCTCGCGGCAGTCTCCGACCTTGCAGCCCAGCTGCGGGTGGACTCGATCCGCGCCACCTCTGCGGCGCAGTCCGGGCACGCGACCTCCAGTCTGTCGGCCGCAGACGTCATCGCGGTTCTGGCCGCGCGACACCTGCGATATGACTGGGCGGCGCCCGACGACCCCGACAACGATCATCTGATCTTCTCGAAGGGACACGCGTCGCCCCTGTTGTATGCGCTCTTCAAGGCCGAGGGGGTCATCAGCGACGAGGAGCTCACGGACACCTACCGACAGGTGGGCTCCCGCCTCCAGGGGCATCCGACCCCCGTGCTGCCCTGGGTCGAGGTGGCCACCGGCTCGCTGGGTCAGGGGCTGCCGATCGGCGCGGGCATCGCCTGGGTCATGCGGCGTCTCGAGCGCCGGGCGAGCCACGTCTGGGTGCTCTGCGGAGACGGCGAGTTCGCCGAGGGGTCGGTGTGGGAAGCCGTGGCGAAGGCGGGCGAGCTGGGCTTGGGCAATCTCACCGTCATCGTCGACATCAACCGCCTCGGGCAGAGCGGCAGCACCGCACTGGAGTGGGATGTCGACGCCTACGCGCGCAGGGTGCGTGGATTCGACGTCGACGCTGTGGTGGTCGACGGGCACGATCTCGGCGAGATCGACGCTGCATTGACGGCCGCGCGCGACAGCGAGCGCGCCACCGTGGTCCTGGCGCGCACGATCAAGGGCAAGGGCGTGCCGCAGGTCGAAGACACCAACGGCTGGCACGGCAAGCCGCTGCCTGACGACGTCGCAGCGCGCGCCATCGACGCACTCGGTGGCGTGCGCGACGCGGTGATCGACGGTCTGCCCCCGCTGAGGAGTTCTGCCGAGCAACCGGCCGGTGCCGCAGACGCCCCGGAGTTCCCGCACTATGCGGTGGGCGACGAGGTGGCGACGCGCACGGCGTTCGGCGAGGCGGTCGCCGCCCTGGCAGCGCTCGAAGACATCGCGGTCGTCGACGGTGACGTCGGCAACTCCACCCATGCCGGACTCTTCGCCTCGGCGGCGCCGGACCGCTTCTTCGAGGTGGGGATCGCCGAGCAGCAGCTGATCAGCACGGCCGTGGCGCTCGACGTGCGTGGTTATCGCGCCTTCGCAGCGACGTTCGCGGCGTTCTTCTCGCGGGCCTATGACTTCATCCGCATGGCGGTGATATCGCAGTGCGATCTGCGGCTGTGCGGTTCGCACGCGGGCGTTGAGATCGGCGAAGACGGACCGTCGCAGATGGCGCTGGAAGACATCGCCGCGATGCGCGCCCTGCACGGCTCGACGGTCCTGTGCCCGTCCGATGCCGTCAGCGCCGCAGCGCTCACCCGCGAGATGGTGACGGTGCAGGGGATCTCATACCTGCGCACGACCCGGGGCGCCTACCCGGTTCTGTACGACGAGGGCACGAGCTTTCCGATCGGCGGCAGCAAGACCGTGCGCGCCGGCGCCGACGATCAGGTCACCCTGGCGGGAACGGGGGTGACCGTGCACACCTGCCTGGCGGCCGCAGATGAGTTGGCTAAGCAGGGGATCGGCGCGCGCGTGCTCGACCTCTACTCGATCAAGCCGGTCGATCGCGCAGGCGTCGAGGCAGCCCTGCACGAGACCGACGGCCGGATAGTGATCGTCGAAGACCATCGCATCGAAGGCGGCCTGGGCTCGGCGGTGCTCGAAGCGCTCGCCGGCAGTCAGGCGTGCGCGGACGCGACTCTCCTCGCCGTCCACGGGATGCCGGGCTCGGCGACGAGCCTCGAGCAGATGAGCATGGCGGGCATCGCGGTGGGCGACATCGTCGCCGCCGCGCGCGGAGAGCTCACGCGCGCGGGCCGACTCTGA
- a CDS encoding Dps family protein: MADQKKSTTKKKQSTTSSARTDLQNTESGFRGSQKLHDSLQRVLVDIVDLGIQGKQAHWSVVGPNFRDLHLQLDEIVEAAREFGDIVAERMRSLHLLVDARTETIAADSSLPKLPAGELLTTDVVNAMTERLDGVAATARAVHDDVDEEDPTSADILHDVLDRLEQLSWMVAAENRRPQA; encoded by the coding sequence ATGGCCGATCAGAAGAAGAGCACGACGAAGAAGAAGCAGAGCACGACGTCGAGCGCGCGGACGGATCTGCAGAACACCGAGTCGGGGTTCCGCGGTTCGCAGAAGCTGCACGACTCTCTGCAGCGCGTGCTCGTCGACATCGTCGATCTCGGCATCCAGGGCAAGCAGGCGCACTGGAGCGTGGTGGGCCCGAACTTCCGCGATCTGCACCTGCAGCTGGACGAGATCGTCGAGGCGGCCCGCGAGTTCGGAGACATCGTCGCCGAGCGCATGCGCTCGCTGCACCTGCTCGTCGATGCCCGTACCGAGACGATCGCAGCAGACTCGTCGCTGCCGAAGCTGCCGGCAGGCGAGCTTCTGACCACGGACGTCGTCAACGCGATGACCGAACGGCTCGACGGGGTCGCCGCCACGGCTCGAGCCGTGCACGATGACGTCGATGAGGAGGACCCTACGAGCGCCGACATCCTGCACGACGTGCTGGATCGCCTCGAGCAGCTCTCGTGGATGGTCGCCGCGGAGAACCGGCGCCCTCAAGCCTGA